A portion of the Nyctibius grandis isolate bNycGra1 chromosome 31, bNycGra1.pri, whole genome shotgun sequence genome contains these proteins:
- the ISYNA1 gene encoding LOW QUALITY PROTEIN: inositol-3-phosphate synthase 1 (The sequence of the model RefSeq protein was modified relative to this genomic sequence to represent the inferred CDS: deleted 1 base in 1 codon), with the protein MAETFLVESPDVTYSKDFIEAKYTYSTVHVCKENGVTKVRPCSTRFTFRTGRQVPRLGVMLVGWGGNNGTTVTAAVLANKLGLSWMTKTGRKKANYYGSLLQASTVCLGTGPAGDVHVPFRDLLPMVHPNDIVFDGWDISSLNLAEAMRRAEVLEWPLQEQLWPHLEKMKPRPSIYIPEFIAANQEERADNVLRGSMAEQVEQIRRDIRDFKETSGVDKVIVLWTANTERFCDVVPGLNDTADNLLRAIERGLEVSPSTLFAVASILEGCAYVNGSPQNTFVPGAVELAAQRRVFICGDDFKSGQTKLKSVLVDFLVGAGLKIKSIVSYNHLGNNDGKNLSAPQQFRSKEISKSNVVDDTVQANPVLYGPQDKPDHCVVIKYVPYVGDSKRALDEYTSEIMMGGTNTIVIHNTCEDSLLASPIILDLAILTELCQRITFRTEADAEFQGFHPVLSIVAFLCKAPLVPEGAPVVNALFRQRSCIENILRACLGLPPQTHMLLEHKMQRPPPSAKRSCPGGAACPLAPKKAPAGAHLNGHPCAGTPRPGPPRAPLHVDGAD; encoded by the exons ATGGCAGAGACATTCCTTGTGGAGAGCCCCGACGTCACGTACAGCAAGGACTTCATCGAGGCCAAGTACACGTACAGCACCGTGCACGTCTGCAAGGAGAACGGCGTCACCAAG GTGCGGCCGTGCTCGACCCGCTTCACCTTCCGGACGGGGCGGCAGGTCCCTCGCCtgggggtgatgctggtgggctgggggggcaaCAACGGCACGACGGTGACGGCGGCCGTGCTGGCCAACAAGCTGGGGCTGTCCTGGATGACCAAGACGGGGCGCAAG AAAGCCAACTACTATGGCTCCCTGCTCCAAGCCTCCACCGTCTGCCTGGGCACCGGCCCCGCCGGTGACGTCCACGTGCCTTTCCGGGACCTGCTGCCCATGGTGCACCCCAATGACATCGTCTTTGACG GCTGGGACATCTCCTCGCTGAACCTGGCGGAGGCCATGCGGCGGGCGGAGGTGCTGGAGTGGCcgctgcaggagcagctctggcCCCACCTGGAGAAGATGAAGCCCCGACCCTCCATCTACATCCCCGAGTTCATCGCCGCCAACCAGGAGGAGCGGGCGGACAACGTCCTCCGCGGGTCCATGGCTGAGCAG GTGGAGCAGATCCGCAGGGACATCCGGGACTTCAAGGAGACCAGCGGGGTGGACAAAGTCATCGTCCTCTGGACGGCCAACACCGAGCGCTTCTGCGACGTCGTGCCAGGGCTCAACGACACCGCGGACAACCTGCTGCGGGCCATCGAG CGAGGCCTGGAGGTGTCCCCGTCCACGCTCTTCGCCGTGGCCAGCATCCTGGAGGGCTGCGCCTACGTGAACGGCTCCCCCCAGAACACCTTCGTGCCGGGGGCGGTGGAGTTGGCCGCCCAGCGCCGCGTCTTCATCTGCGGCGACGACTTCAAGTCGGGTCAGACCAAGCTCAAGTCGGTGCTGGTGGACTTCTTGGTGGGCGCCGGGCTCAAG ATCAAGTCCATCGTGAGCTACAACCACCTGGGGAACAACGACGGGAAGAACCTCTCGGCCCCGCAGCAGTTCCGCTCCAAGGAGATCTCCAAGAGCAACGTGGTGGATGACACGGTCCAGGCCAACCCCGTCCTCTACGGCCCCCAGGACAAGCCTGACCACTGC GTGGTGATCAAGTACGTGCCCTACGTGGGGGACAGCAAGCGCGCGCTGGACGAGTACACGTCGGAGATCATGATGGGCGGCACCAACACCATCGTCATCCACAACACGTGCGAG GACTCGCTGCTGGCCAGCCCCATCATCCTGGACCTGGCCATCCTCACGGAGCTGTGCCAGCGCATCACGTTCCGCACCGAGGCCGACGCCGAGTTCCAGGGCTTCCACCCCGTCCTCTCCATCGTCGCCTTCCTCTGCAAGGCCCCGCTCGTGCCCGAGGGCGCCCCGGTCGTCAACGCGCTCTTCCGCCAGCGCAGCTGCATCGAGAACATCCTGAG ggcctgcctggggctgcccccccAGACCCACATGCTGCTGGAGCACAAGATGCAGCGGCCGCCGCCCAGCGCCAAGCGCTCCTGC CCGGGGGGGGCCGCCTGCCCCCTCGCCCCCAAGAAGGCACCCGCGGGCGCCCACCTCAACGGGCACCCCTgcgccgggaccccccggccgggccccccccgcgcccccctcCACGTCGACGGGGCCGACTAA